GGATGCGcgttctttctttttcccagagTCCACGGCAGCGGCAGCCACTGCGGCCCCTTCGCCTCCGAAGACACCCAGCCTTCTGGCCCCTCTTGGCTCTCCACAGTCAGGGCCCCTTCCAGGCACCTCCTCAGACGCCAAATCTGCAGCCGCTTTCTTGGGGCTGACGCCTGCTGCGTCCCAGATACCAGCCACCGACACCGCCGTGTCCTCTCTGGCTCCTCAGGCGGAGACGTCTGCCACGTCCCCAGCCCCGGCTGCCCCGTCCCCCACCCCTAAGCCGAGTCTTCTGCTGGGAATGCTGAGCGCCGCACCTGCTGACCCCGCCGTGTCGACAGCCCCCAGCATGTCCTCAGCATCCCCCATGTTCAAGCCCATCTTTGCAGTCCCGCCAAAAAGCGAGAACGAGGACCCCTTGCTGTCCAGCCCCTCCAAGGTCGCCACCACGGCACCTTCCGGCTCTGCCCTCGCTGCACCTGCCAGCAGCCCTCAGCCCACGTTCAAGCCTATCTTTGGCAGCATGGGGTCCCCTGCATCTGCGCCCTTGTCTGCTCCTTTCTCCTTCAGTCAGACCACTGCCCCGGCCACTGCCGGGAATGTTCCTCTCTTCGCCGGCCAGGCCGCTGCCGCCTCAGCCGTGGCTCCCGTGAGCACAGCCAGCACATCGGCCGACTCTGCTTCGAAGCCCGTGTTCAGCTTTGGCGTGAGCAACGTGACCAGCACCACCACCTCCGCCGCCCCACCTTTCCTCTTTGGGGCTCCCCCCGCCTCCGGGGCCAGCTTTACCCCAGCCACGGGCTCCATCTTCCAGTTCGGCAAGCCACCCGCCGCGCCCGCATCCACGGCCGTCACCACGTTCGGCCAGTCCCTGCCCGGAGCCGTGCAGACCGCCGCcgccaccagcagcagcagcagcgccgCCTCCTTCAGCGGGTTTGGCGGTGGCCTCACCACGCCCGCGCCCGCCACCAGCAGCCCGCCGGCGCCGACCTTCACCACCGCCACCGCCGCCCCGGCCTTCCACATTCCCTTCGGCTCGAGCACCAAGCCTGCGCTGTCTTCGTACCCGGGGGCCAACCCCCAGCCCCCGTTCGGGGCTGCCGACGGGCAGCAGCAGGGGGCCGCCAAGCCGGCCCTCGCCCCCAGCTTCGGCAGCTCTTTCACTTTCGGGAACTCTGCAGCCCCGACTCCGGCCACGACCCCAGCGCCCGGCCCGGCCCAGCCTGCCTTTGGCGGCGTCACGCAGTCCAGTTTCGGCAGCTTGAAGCCTGCCGCCTCCGCCTTTGGCACCCCCGCCAGCACCCAGCCCGCCTTTGGCAGCAGCACACCTATGTTCTCCTTTGGGGCGGCCACCACCTCCGGATTTGGAGCTACGACCCAGACCACCAGCAGCGGGACCAGTAGCTCCGTGTTCGGCAGCACGACGCTGTCACCCTTCACGTTTGGAGGATCTGCCGGCCCGGCTGGCAGCGGGGGCTTCGGGATCAATGTGGCCACCCCCGGCACCTCCGGAGCGTTCAACTTTGGCACAGGACAGAGTGGGACCACCAGCGGCACGACCCCTTTCGGAGGAGGCTCAAGTCAGAGCACGTTGGGCGGACCCAGTCAGAGCACACCCTTTGCCTTCAGTGTGGGCAGCACCCCTGAGAGCAAACCTGTGTTCGGAGGTAAGATCGGGAATGGCGCTGGTCGGCCGCAGCAGGCGCCGTCCTAAGTGCCGGGGTTAGTTTCCTAACTTAGAGAGCTTTCCAGTCTGGCCGGGACGAGGCTGATGGTCAGTGGTTAAATACAGGGTGAGGGAGCAGGAAGCGTCAGGTAGAAGGCAGGACGTCACGAGTGGCTGTGGAGGAGCTTTTTTCAGAGAGTCAAGGAGGGCAGGCTCTTCTGAGATTTAAGCCAGGTCTCCATCTGGGTTGTGCACAAGGGTTGGGAGTGtgggtgggtatgtgtgtgtgggagagCACTTTTTGGGCACAGGGGAGGCCGTGCAAAGGCCCCGGGGGCAGGAGCAAGCTCTGCTCGTTCAGGAACCCAGAAAAGCAAAGTGTGACTCGAGGATCTGAAAATGGAAATGATCCAAAATGCTGTGGGGAAGCAGGCGGAGTTGAGGGTCATTCAGGGCCAGAGTTAAATTTGGATTTTAGGTAGGAAGGGAGGTCCTTATAGAATTCCAGAAGAAGTATTAAGGGATTGTATCTGCCCTGCAAAAGGGGACTTACAAGTTCTCATCCTGGTGGTTTCTATTCTCAAATGTGGGGGAGGGTCCCAGGAACTGGACTGGGGAGCTGTGTGTACAGGGAGGGCCTCGTGAAGTGCTTGGGAGAGTGGGAAAAAGAACATTCTGGTAGAATTTTCAGGAAGCTCTGAGCACCGGAGAACTGGATTTATGAATTTGAGGTGAGGCCAGCCCACACGGTTAGGTTATTCCTCAGCAGCGTTCACACGTGAGCACACGGAGGGCAGGGGAGACCCCGCCTGTGTCCGCTTTAGTAGGTTCCCGCAGCGGGGACACGGGCACGCTGGGGCGGGAGGGCTCCGTGACCTGGGGGCCCTCTGGGAACTTGGAGGACCCCTGGGGGTTGTCAGGGGTGacggggcaggggtggaggccGAAGGGAGATGGCAAGGTCAGGAGTGAGGAGGCCCGCCCTGAGGGCTGTCGGGAGGCAGGGGCGGGACTGGACAGTGGCCCTCTGGTGGCAAGGGCAGAGGCAGTCTGGTGTGGTCTGGGAAGGCGATCGGACCCAGGGGTGGGCGGCGGTGTTGGTGGGAAGCTCAGGTTCCTGGAGGGCGGGCACGCCGGGAGAGGCTGCAGAACTCCGCGGGGTCAGAGGGAAGTAACCTGGTCCGGCCGGAAGGTGGGGGTCTGCCGAGTGGCCCTCCCGTGCTCTGGGGGTCGCGGGAATGCAGAAAGGGCAGCACTGCGGGGCTTTCGCCGGGCtggagcaggtggggagggcagcAGTTCCCGCCACTGGGGTGAGCCCGCACGGAGGTCCAGGGCCGAGGTGCCCTGTGGGGACAGCCCCCAGGCTTCAGTACCCAGTGCGGGCACCTCTGCGCCAGCCTAGGTGCTAGTTTGCTGCGGTTTCTCTGTTCTAGGCACCTCTACACCCACCTTTGGTCAGAACACCCCTGCCTCCGGGGTGGGCACGTCGGGCAGTGGTCTCTCCTTTGGGGCATCCTCAACACCCACCCAAGGCTTTGTTGGCGTCAGACCTTTCGGTAAGCAGCGGGTCTCCTGCTCGCCGGTGTGACCAGCGAGGGAGGGGTGCTTGATAGGTTCCTGGCTCTGGGGGCCCTTGGGAAAGGTCAGGCCCGAAAGCACAAGAAAGATGGGGCTTGGCTTGAGGGCCAGCACAGCCCAAGAAGGGAGTTGGAGGGAAATGTTCCAGACCCCCGGAAAGCCGGTAGAAATGCCTTCCTGCTCGCTAGTGGGTCATCTGGGATTCTGCGTTGTTCCTAGTCCTTCCCCACGCTCCTGTTCCCCCAGCAACTGAACACGGTTTTGGGAGGCCCAGCC
The sequence above is a segment of the Mustela lutreola isolate mMusLut2 chromosome 17, mMusLut2.pri, whole genome shotgun sequence genome. Coding sequences within it:
- the POM121C gene encoding nuclear envelope pore membrane protein POM 121C isoform X2, with translation MRASEPEPPKDCGTLSNRFMITPRRRYPIQQAQYSLLGVLPTVCWNGYHKKTVLSARNSKMVCSPVTVRIAPPDNKRTRSPLPEQTINSTLSSPSGNAPDPCAKETVLSALKERKKRTVEEEDQIFSDSQENKRRRHDSSGSGHSAFEPLVANGVPASFVPKPGSLKRGLNSQSSDDHSNKRSRTSSVSSLTSTYTGGIPSSSRNAITSSYSSTRGLSQLWKRSGRSSSPLSSPASSRSQTPERPAKKVREDELSRRSGSSTPLAADTEAQGERAADTTMWKAQNSWSSPPTPGSSGQRKRKVQLLPSRRGARLTLPPPPQLGYSITAEDLELEKRASLRWFNKALAEGTDAASNCVTEKPPTTQPSLTLTLPAAGTAAGTTAAAAAAPAPAPSTNPLLESLKKMQSSASLPPSPESTAAAATAAPSPPKTPSLLAPLGSPQSGPLPGTSSDAKSAAAFLGLTPAASQIPATDTAVSSLAPQAETSATSPAPAAPSPTPKPSLLLGMLSAAPADPAVSTAPSMSSASPMFKPIFAVPPKSENEDPLLSSPSKVATTAPSGSALAAPASSPQPTFKPIFGSMGSPASAPLSAPFSFSQTTAPATAGNVPLFAGQAAAASAVAPVSTASTSADSASKPVFSFGVSNVTSTTTSAAPPFLFGAPPASGASFTPATGSIFQFGKPPAAPASTAVTTFGQSLPGAVQTAAATSSSSSAASFSGFGGGLTTPAPATSSPPAPTFTTATAAPAFHIPFGSSTKPALSSYPGANPQPPFGAADGQQQGAAKPALAPSFGSSFTFGNSAAPTPATTPAPGPAQPAFGGVTQSSFGSLKPAASAFGTPASTQPAFGSSTPMFSFGAATTSGFGATTQTTSSGTSSSVFGSTTLSPFTFGGSAGPAGSGGFGINVATPGTSGAFNFGTGQSGTTSGTTPFGGGSSQSTLGGPSQSTPFAFSVGSTPESKPVFGGTSTPTFGQNTPASGVGTSGSGLSFGASSTPTQGFVGVRPFGSAAPSFSIGAGSKTPGARQRLQARRQHTRKK